From a region of the Alnus glutinosa chromosome 1, dhAlnGlut1.1, whole genome shotgun sequence genome:
- the LOC133866206 gene encoding protein neprosin-like, whose protein sequence is MDLLGGVSSSRIPRNKVLEHRRRQNQCTQTQTDIAEETTRRDFSNMASSWSKISPIIPIFVCFLLVSTLVCPAHSSEPSEDRAANQTFRPEEELQKLKIIRSRLRKINKPAVKTIQSPDGDLIDCVLSHLQPAFDHPLLKGQKLLDPPERPNGHNPTGMVEENFQLWSMSDESCPEGTIPIRRTTEQDMLRATSVQRFGRKPRRRVRRDSSSNGHEHAVGYVSGDQYYGAKASINVWAPRVVNQYEFSLSQMWVISGSFGDDLNTIEAGWQVSPELYGDNYPRFFTYWTTDAYQATGCYNLLCSGFVQTNNRIAIGAAISPTSSYNGGQFDISLLVWKDPKHGNWWLEFGSGVLVGYWPSFLFTHLRDHASMVQFGGEVVNSRPSGFHTSTQMGSGHFAEEGFGRASYFRNLQVVDWDNSLIPLSNLRVLADHPNCYDIQGGINNVWGNYFYYGGAGRNVRCP, encoded by the exons ATGGATTTGCTGGGAGGTGTGTCTTCGTCGAGAATACCTAGGAATAAAGTTTTGGAGCACAGAAGAAGACAAAACCAATGTACACAAACACAAACGGATATTGCAGAAGAAACAACTCGAAGAGATTTCTCAAATATGGCATCTAGCTGGTCTAAGATCTCCCCAATCATTCccatttttgtgtgttttcttcttgtttctacTTTGGTTTGTCCAGCCCATTCGTCGGAACCCAGTGAAGACCGTGCAGCCAACCAAACTTTCAGGCCGGAGGAAGAGTTACAAAAGCTGAAAATAATAAGATCTCGTCTCAGGAAGATCAACAAGCCTGCTGTCAAGACAATTCAG AGTCCTGACGGTGATCTCATAGATTGCGTTCTGTCTCATCTGCAACCAGCTTTTGATCACCCTCTACTTAAAGGACAAAAACTACTG GATCCGCCGGAGAGACCAAATGGCCATAACCCGACAGGCATGGTAGAAGAAAATTTTCAGTTATGGAGTATGTCTGATGAATCATGTCCAGAAGGAACAATTCCAATCAGAAGAACTACTGAACAAGACATGTTAAGAGCTACTTCTGTCCAAAGATTTGGAAGGAAACCTAGAAGACGTGTTAGAAGAGACTCCAGCAGCAATGGCCATGAG CATGCAGTTGGGTATGTGAGTGGAGATCAGTACTACGGAGCAAAAGCCAGCATAAATGTGTGGGCACCCCGCGTGGTTAATCAATATGAATTCAGCTTGTCGCAAATGTGGGTCATCTCCGGCTCATTTGGCGATGATCTTAACACCATTGAAGCTGGCTGGCAG GTTAGCCCTGAGCTATATGGGGACAACTATCCTAGATTCTTTACTTACTGGACT aCGGACGCGTATCAAGCAACCGGGTGTTACAATTTGTTGTGCTCAGGCTTCGTTCAGACTAATAATAGAATAGCAATTGGGGCTGCAATCTCTCCAACCTCCTCCTACAACGGTGGACAATTCGATATTAGCTTATTGGTTTGGAAG gaTCCAAAGCATGGAAATTGGTGGCTAGAATTCGGATCCGGAGTTCTAGTTGGATACTGGCCATCTTTCTTGTTTACTCACCTACGTGATCATGCAAGCATGGTGCAATTTGGAGGAGAAGTTGTTAATTCTAGGCCATCTGGTTTTCACACTTCCACCCAAATGGGCAGTGGACATTTTGCAGAAGAAGGTTTTGGAAGAGCTTCCTATTTTCGAAATTTGCAGGTTGTCGATTGGGATAATAGCTTGATCCCATTATCAAACCTAAGAGTCCTAGCCGATCATCCCAATTGCTATGATATACAAGGAGGGATTAACAATGTTTGGGGGAATTATTTTTACTATGGTGGAGCTGGAAGAAATGTGAGGTGTCCCTAA